A DNA window from Halorubrum sp. DM2 contains the following coding sequences:
- a CDS encoding IclR family transcriptional regulator: protein MGDTDTVAVQATATSFRIVEELYDRDGGGVTELADALDVSKSAVHNHLSTLCDLGYVKNVGGTYELTHQFLRIGFGTRERNPVYHAARSEIRMLARNTGAVANLVVPEDAEAVYLHRIGTRDHPVAVGDGVRLHAAAAGKAILASRSRERVDEYVSRHGLDRETDRTVTDPATLRSELRSIRDRNIAFDRGELDENWQCVASPIVVDGDPVGAVSVSGPSDEMQGKRLEEDTAGLVSSAAKTIELELL, encoded by the coding sequence ATGGGGGACACGGACACCGTCGCCGTTCAGGCGACCGCGACGTCTTTCCGGATCGTCGAAGAGCTGTACGACCGCGACGGCGGCGGCGTCACCGAACTAGCGGACGCGCTCGACGTCTCGAAAAGCGCGGTACACAACCACCTCTCGACGCTCTGTGACCTCGGATACGTGAAAAACGTCGGGGGAACCTACGAACTCACCCACCAGTTCCTCCGGATCGGGTTCGGAACGAGAGAACGGAACCCGGTCTACCACGCCGCGCGGAGCGAGATTCGCATGCTCGCGCGGAACACCGGTGCCGTCGCGAACCTCGTGGTGCCCGAAGACGCCGAGGCCGTCTACCTCCACCGGATCGGTACCCGAGACCACCCTGTCGCGGTGGGCGACGGCGTCCGCCTCCACGCCGCCGCCGCCGGCAAGGCGATCCTGGCGTCCCGGTCGCGGGAGCGGGTCGACGAGTACGTCTCCCGCCATGGTCTCGACCGGGAGACTGACCGGACCGTGACGGACCCGGCGACGCTCCGCTCCGAACTCCGGTCGATCAGGGACAGAAACATCGCCTTCGACCGCGGCGAGTTGGACGAGAACTGGCAGTGCGTCGCCTCCCCGATCGTCGTCGACGGCGACCCTGTGGGCGCGGTCAGCGTCTCCGGTCCGTCCGACGAGATGCAGGGGAAGCGGTTAGAAGAGGACACGGCCGGACTCGTCTCCAGCGCCGCGAAGACGATCGAACTCGAACTGCTGTAA
- the bga gene encoding beta-galactosidase Bga, with product MRLGVCYFPEHWPDEEWERDVAAMADAGLEYVRMAEFSWGVLEPERGEFDFEWLDEAVELVGEYGMQAVLCTPTATPPKWLVDERPSIRQEDPDGTVREHGSRRHYCFNSDAYREETERIVERITERYADSPHVAGWQTDNEFGCHRTVRCYCDDCAEAFRSWLADRYGDVDGLNEAWGNAFWSQQYGSFEEVDPPGPTPAEHHPSRLLAYARFASDSVVEYNRLHADLIREADADWFVTHNFMGRFPTLNAYDVSADLDRVAWDSYPTGFVQDRFDGEASPDQLRAGDPDQVGMDHDLYRSALDRPFWVMEQQPGDVNWPPHCPQPGEGAMRLWAHHAAAHGADAVLYFRWRRCLEGQEQYHAGLRKADGSPDRGYEDAQRAAAEFAALGGAGHVDAPVAVVFDYDSLWALDAQPHAPDFDYWALQEAFYGAVRRRGVQVDVVPPSADLSGYAAVVAPALHLVTDGTADRLTDYVDGGGQLLLGPRTGVKDAENKLRPAAQPGPLADLVGATVDQHESLPRRLDTAVRPVDGSAADAADGETPAFPFRTWAEWLAPDAAEPRYAYDVDGPGDGRPAVVANEVGDGAVTYCGVWPESDLADALASDLLARAGVRRADPLPDGVRVGHRDGRTWVTNFTSDRVRLPDLDPNALAVDDADRDAVEAESGGSGDGAVADGVVVGPYGVAVVEGDRVDGLRATRS from the coding sequence ATGCGTCTCGGAGTCTGCTACTTTCCCGAACACTGGCCGGACGAGGAGTGGGAGCGCGACGTCGCCGCGATGGCCGACGCCGGTCTCGAATACGTGCGCATGGCGGAGTTCTCGTGGGGGGTCCTCGAACCGGAGCGCGGCGAGTTCGACTTCGAGTGGCTCGACGAGGCGGTCGAACTCGTCGGCGAGTACGGCATGCAGGCGGTGTTGTGTACGCCGACGGCGACGCCGCCGAAGTGGCTGGTCGACGAGCGGCCGTCGATCCGGCAGGAGGACCCGGACGGCACCGTCCGGGAACACGGCAGCCGCCGGCACTACTGTTTCAACTCCGACGCCTACCGCGAGGAGACGGAGCGGATCGTCGAGCGGATCACCGAGCGGTACGCCGACTCGCCGCACGTCGCCGGCTGGCAGACGGACAACGAGTTCGGCTGTCACCGCACGGTCCGCTGTTACTGCGACGACTGCGCCGAGGCCTTCCGGTCGTGGCTGGCGGACCGGTACGGCGACGTCGACGGCCTCAACGAGGCGTGGGGGAACGCGTTCTGGAGCCAGCAGTACGGCTCCTTCGAGGAGGTCGACCCGCCCGGCCCGACCCCCGCGGAGCATCACCCCTCGCGGCTGTTGGCGTACGCGCGCTTCGCCAGCGACTCCGTCGTCGAGTACAACCGCCTCCACGCGGACCTGATACGCGAGGCGGACGCCGACTGGTTCGTCACCCACAACTTCATGGGGCGGTTCCCGACGCTGAACGCCTACGACGTGAGCGCCGACCTCGACCGCGTCGCGTGGGACTCGTACCCCACGGGGTTCGTTCAGGACCGCTTCGACGGGGAGGCGTCGCCGGACCAGCTTCGCGCCGGGGACCCGGATCAGGTCGGGATGGACCACGACCTCTACCGGAGCGCGCTCGACCGCCCGTTCTGGGTGATGGAACAGCAGCCCGGCGACGTCAACTGGCCGCCGCACTGCCCGCAGCCCGGCGAGGGCGCGATGCGGCTGTGGGCCCACCACGCCGCCGCCCACGGGGCCGACGCCGTCCTCTACTTCCGGTGGCGGCGCTGCCTCGAAGGCCAAGAGCAGTACCACGCCGGACTCCGGAAGGCGGACGGCTCGCCCGACCGCGGGTACGAGGACGCCCAGCGCGCGGCCGCGGAGTTCGCGGCGCTCGGCGGCGCGGGCCACGTCGACGCCCCGGTGGCGGTCGTGTTCGACTACGACTCGCTGTGGGCGCTCGACGCCCAGCCGCACGCCCCCGACTTCGACTACTGGGCGCTACAGGAGGCGTTCTACGGTGCCGTCCGTCGCCGCGGCGTTCAGGTGGACGTGGTCCCGCCGAGCGCCGACCTCTCCGGGTACGCGGCCGTCGTCGCGCCCGCGCTCCACCTCGTCACCGACGGGACCGCCGACCGCCTGACCGACTACGTCGACGGCGGCGGACAGCTCCTCTTGGGCCCGCGAACCGGCGTGAAGGACGCGGAGAACAAGCTCCGACCGGCGGCCCAACCCGGCCCGCTGGCCGACCTCGTCGGCGCGACCGTCGACCAGCACGAATCGCTCCCGCGACGCCTCGACACGGCCGTCCGCCCCGTCGACGGCTCCGCCGCGGACGCCGCCGACGGCGAGACCCCCGCCTTCCCGTTCCGGACTTGGGCCGAGTGGCTCGCCCCCGACGCCGCCGAACCCCGGTACGCGTACGACGTGGACGGCCCGGGCGACGGCCGACCGGCGGTCGTCGCCAACGAGGTCGGCGACGGCGCGGTCACCTACTGCGGAGTGTGGCCCGAGTCGGACCTCGCGGACGCGCTCGCGTCGGACCTGCTCGCGCGCGCCGGCGTCCGGCGCGCCGACCCGCTCCCGGACGGCGTCCGCGTCGGACACCGCGACGGCCGCACGTGGGTGACAAACTTCACGAGCGACCGGGTCCGGCTCCCCGACCTCGACCCGAACGCGCTCGCGGTCGACGACGCGGACCGAGACGCCGTGGAGGCGGAGTCGGGCGGCTCCGGAGACGGAGCGGTCGCGGACGGCGTCGTCGTCGGCCCGTACGGCGTCGCCGTCGTCGAGGGCGACCGCGTCGACGGGTTGCGGGCGACTCGGTCGTAG
- a CDS encoding SDR family oxidoreductase, whose amino-acid sequence MTRRHESPTEHAAPGRFAGQTAIVTGSTRGIGAGVAERLAAEGANVVVSGRSEAAGEAVAERISERSEDADDDRATGEATFVRADMRDPDDVAALAEAAAERYGSVDVLVNNAGVQTETTADEATLDDWEFVVETDFRAYWLAARAALEHMDRGAIVNVSSNHAYATMPAHFPYNAVKAGINGMTRSLAVDFGPRVRVNTVVPGWVEVERTREELPEGRLEEVESIHPTGRIGTPADVAGAVSFLASEDAAFVTGAALLVDGGRGAVMQDDVLPDYRARERSE is encoded by the coding sequence ATGACCCGCCGACACGAGTCGCCGACCGAACACGCGGCCCCCGGGCGGTTCGCCGGGCAGACCGCGATCGTCACGGGGTCGACCCGCGGGATCGGTGCCGGCGTCGCGGAGCGGCTCGCCGCCGAGGGGGCCAACGTCGTGGTCAGCGGCCGCTCGGAGGCGGCCGGCGAGGCCGTCGCCGAGCGGATCTCGGAGCGGAGCGAGGACGCGGACGACGACCGGGCGACCGGCGAGGCGACGTTCGTCCGCGCGGACATGCGCGACCCCGACGACGTGGCCGCGCTGGCGGAGGCGGCCGCCGAGCGCTACGGGTCGGTCGACGTGCTGGTGAACAACGCCGGCGTCCAGACGGAGACGACCGCGGACGAGGCGACGCTCGACGACTGGGAGTTCGTCGTTGAGACCGACTTCAGGGCGTACTGGCTCGCCGCGCGGGCCGCCCTGGAACACATGGACCGCGGGGCGATCGTGAACGTCTCGTCGAACCACGCGTACGCGACGATGCCCGCGCACTTCCCGTACAACGCGGTGAAGGCGGGGATCAACGGCATGACGCGGTCGCTCGCGGTGGACTTCGGTCCCCGCGTCCGGGTGAACACGGTCGTCCCCGGCTGGGTCGAGGTCGAGCGGACCCGCGAGGAGCTTCCCGAGGGACGACTCGAGGAGGTCGAGTCGATCCACCCGACCGGGCGGATCGGCACGCCGGCCGACGTCGCCGGAGCCGTCTCTTTCCTCGCGAGCGAGGACGCGGCCTTCGTCACGGGGGCGGCGCTGCTCGTCGACGGCGGCCGCGGCGCGGTGATGCAAGACGACGTCCTGCCCGACTATCGGGCGCGAGAGCGCTCGGAGTAG
- a CDS encoding bifunctional 4-hydroxy-2-oxoglutarate aldolase/2-dehydro-3-deoxy-phosphogluconate aldolase, whose translation MRTDRFDRITDGGVIAILRGVARDDAVAVADAVVDAGVTALEVTADTPNATSSIEAISDRVDDALVGAGTVLDPETARAAQLAGAEFLVTPTVNADVIEAANRYGTPVVVGAYTPTEALEAYQAGADAVKVFPAKTGGPDHVGAIGGPLPQIPLVPTGGVGAENAGEYVRAGAVAVGVGSSIVDSEAIADGAFDVIESNARAVVEAVSAARE comes from the coding sequence ATGCGAACTGACCGATTCGACCGGATCACGGACGGCGGCGTGATCGCGATCCTCCGCGGCGTAGCGCGCGACGACGCGGTGGCGGTCGCGGATGCCGTCGTCGACGCCGGTGTGACGGCCCTAGAGGTAACCGCGGACACGCCGAACGCGACCTCGTCAATCGAGGCGATATCCGACCGCGTCGACGACGCGCTGGTCGGCGCTGGAACCGTCCTCGACCCGGAGACGGCGCGAGCGGCACAGCTCGCGGGCGCGGAGTTCCTCGTGACGCCGACGGTGAACGCGGACGTCATCGAGGCGGCGAACCGCTACGGAACGCCGGTCGTGGTCGGCGCGTACACCCCGACCGAGGCGCTCGAAGCCTATCAGGCCGGTGCCGACGCGGTGAAGGTGTTCCCCGCGAAGACCGGCGGTCCCGACCACGTCGGGGCGATCGGCGGCCCGCTCCCCCAGATCCCGCTCGTCCCGACAGGCGGCGTCGGCGCGGAGAACGCCGGGGAGTACGTCCGGGCGGGCGCGGTCGCGGTCGGCGTCGGGAGTTCGATCGTCGACAGCGAGGCGATCGCCGACGGCGCGTTCGACGTGATCGAGTCGAACGCGCGGGCGGTTGTTGAGGCCGTCTCGGCGGCTCGGGAGTGA
- a CDS encoding ABC transporter ATP-binding protein — MSGINITELDKVYDSGTENVVAVEGLSVDIDHGEFLVLVGPSGCGKSTTLRCLAGLEDVTDGSIRFGDEDVTDRRASERDVAMVFQNYALYPHMTVRGNIGFGLKLSTKLSGDEIERKVEGVAEMLGISELLDEKPKALSGGQQQRVALGRAIVREPSVFLMDEPLSNLDAKLRSEMRTELQELQADLDVTTVYVTHDQTEAMAMGDRIAVMNGGVLQQVGSPEEVYRSPVNRFVADFIGSPSINLLTADVEGDTLSGPGEFAYELDDPEPVAGRDRVSVGVRPEDIEVVESGRSAADVTVVEPMGNENFLYMEIDGHELTARVDPTVRPAEGSRVAFDFDETAVYLFDVETGDALKTKTDSVDSAVVGATEN; from the coding sequence ATGTCAGGAATCAACATCACTGAACTGGACAAGGTGTACGACTCCGGAACCGAGAACGTGGTCGCCGTCGAGGGCCTCTCCGTCGACATCGACCACGGCGAGTTCCTCGTGCTGGTGGGACCGTCCGGCTGTGGAAAGTCGACGACGCTCCGCTGTCTCGCCGGGTTAGAGGACGTGACGGACGGATCGATACGGTTCGGCGACGAGGACGTCACGGACCGTCGCGCCAGCGAGCGCGACGTGGCGATGGTGTTCCAGAACTACGCGCTGTACCCGCACATGACCGTCCGGGGCAACATCGGCTTCGGGCTGAAGCTCTCGACGAAGCTGTCCGGCGACGAGATCGAACGGAAAGTCGAGGGCGTCGCCGAGATGCTCGGAATAAGCGAACTGCTCGACGAGAAGCCGAAGGCGCTCTCCGGCGGCCAACAGCAGCGCGTGGCGCTCGGGCGGGCGATCGTGCGGGAGCCGTCCGTGTTCCTGATGGACGAGCCGCTCAGCAACCTCGACGCGAAGCTCCGGTCGGAGATGCGGACCGAGCTACAGGAGCTACAGGCCGACCTCGACGTGACGACGGTGTACGTCACCCACGACCAGACGGAGGCGATGGCGATGGGCGACCGGATCGCCGTGATGAACGGCGGCGTGCTCCAGCAGGTCGGGTCCCCGGAGGAGGTGTACCGGTCGCCGGTGAACCGGTTCGTCGCGGACTTCATCGGGTCGCCGAGCATCAACCTGCTCACGGCCGACGTCGAGGGGGACACTCTCTCGGGTCCCGGCGAGTTCGCGTACGAGCTCGACGATCCCGAGCCGGTCGCCGGGCGCGACCGCGTCAGCGTCGGCGTCCGGCCCGAGGACATCGAGGTCGTCGAGTCGGGCCGGAGCGCGGCCGACGTGACGGTCGTCGAGCCGATGGGGAACGAGAACTTCCTCTACATGGAGATAGACGGCCACGAGCTCACCGCTCGCGTCGATCCGACGGTCCGACCGGCGGAGGGATCGCGCGTCGCGTTCGACTTCGACGAGACGGCGGTGTACCTGTTCGACGTCGAGACGGGCGACGCGCTGAAAACCAAAACAGACTCCGTCGACAGCGCCGTCGTCGGAGCCACGGAGAACTAA
- a CDS encoding carbohydrate ABC transporter permease: protein MREQRRKDAVWRFLTYAFVITMVVVMMVPLYWMLVASTLPQEQFLQFPPRLIPGTAFLDNFAALQERLDFLRTIRNSVFIAVVYTLLSLVLCSMAGFAFAKYEFKYKEPIFYAILATLVLPIQLLVIPLFLLMAQLEWTNTFRAIILPWAANPIGIFLMRQNMKSIPDALLESARMDGATEFQIFYRIALPTMRSSLAALAIILFLFQWDLFLYPLVILESADMYTIPIGLAQLTGFQRIYYDQIMVAATLAIVPMVVLFLVLQKQFVSGILAGSLKE, encoded by the coding sequence ATGCGCGAGCAACGACGCAAGGACGCAGTCTGGCGGTTCCTCACGTACGCGTTCGTCATCACGATGGTCGTGGTGATGATGGTGCCGCTGTACTGGATGCTGGTGGCGTCGACGCTCCCGCAGGAGCAGTTCCTCCAGTTCCCGCCGCGGCTGATACCCGGGACCGCGTTCCTCGACAACTTCGCGGCGCTACAGGAGCGGCTCGACTTCCTTCGGACGATCCGGAACAGCGTCTTCATCGCCGTCGTCTACACGCTGCTGTCGCTGGTGTTGTGTTCGATGGCCGGCTTCGCGTTCGCCAAGTACGAGTTCAAGTACAAGGAGCCGATCTTCTACGCGATCTTGGCGACGCTCGTGTTGCCGATCCAGCTGCTCGTCATCCCGCTGTTCCTGCTGATGGCGCAACTGGAGTGGACGAACACGTTCCGGGCGATCATCCTCCCGTGGGCGGCGAACCCCATCGGGATCTTCCTCATGCGGCAGAACATGAAGTCGATCCCGGACGCGTTACTGGAGTCCGCTCGGATGGACGGGGCGACCGAGTTCCAGATCTTCTACCGGATCGCCTTACCGACCATGCGGTCGTCGCTGGCCGCGCTGGCGATCATCCTGTTCCTGTTCCAGTGGGACCTGTTCCTGTACCCGCTCGTGATCTTAGAGTCGGCGGACATGTACACGATCCCCATCGGACTGGCGCAGCTGACCGGGTTCCAGCGGATCTACTACGACCAGATCATGGTGGCGGCGACGCTCGCCATCGTGCCGATGGTCGTGTTGTTCTTAGTGCTACAGAAACAGTTCGTCAGCGGCATCCTCGCGGGGTCGCTCAAAGAGTAA
- a CDS encoding sugar ABC transporter permease, with amino-acid sequence MATSDETDERVGETYRRRARTRVRRTTRQIRRAARPGWDRVRFARQDLTAAVPTLPRVAYLFIAPFFVLFGLFLAFPVAYTLYLSFFEYQSVGEGSLFWIDLGPVYVEIPQIAQLSFVGAGNYVRLLGNDLFWQSMFNTSYILAIQVPLMIGLALALALALNASFMRFKGVFRTAIALPVSANLVAYSTVFLLLFNEQLGFLNYVLSGVGLGPVPWLTSEFWARNTIIAAVTWRWTGYNMIILLAGLQTIPQQLYEAAEIDGANRWEKFRYVTLPQLKPVLLFVVVLSTIGTFKLFAEPYVITGGGPTNSTITIVQYIYRQAFVNFNLGYASALTVVFVAVVSVFSILQIKLGGED; translated from the coding sequence ATGGCCACTTCTGACGAGACGGACGAGCGCGTCGGAGAGACGTATCGCCGCCGCGCCCGGACGAGGGTACGACGCACCACGAGACAGATCAGGCGGGCGGCGCGGCCGGGATGGGACCGAGTGCGGTTCGCCAGACAGGACCTGACGGCGGCGGTTCCGACGCTGCCGCGGGTCGCGTACCTGTTCATCGCGCCATTCTTCGTGCTGTTCGGCCTGTTTTTGGCCTTCCCGGTGGCGTACACGCTGTACCTGTCCTTCTTCGAGTACCAGAGCGTCGGCGAGGGCTCGCTGTTCTGGATCGACCTCGGTCCGGTGTACGTCGAGATCCCGCAGATCGCGCAGCTGAGCTTCGTCGGGGCCGGGAACTACGTCCGACTGCTGGGCAACGACCTGTTCTGGCAGTCGATGTTCAACACCTCGTACATCCTCGCGATACAGGTCCCGCTGATGATCGGACTGGCGCTCGCGCTCGCGCTCGCGCTGAACGCGTCGTTCATGCGGTTCAAAGGGGTGTTCCGCACCGCGATCGCGCTGCCGGTCTCGGCGAACCTCGTGGCGTACTCGACGGTGTTCCTCCTGCTTTTCAACGAGCAGTTGGGGTTCCTCAACTACGTCCTCTCCGGCGTCGGACTCGGCCCGGTACCGTGGCTGACGAGCGAGTTCTGGGCCCGGAACACGATCATCGCCGCGGTGACGTGGCGGTGGACGGGGTACAACATGATCATCCTCCTCGCCGGACTCCAGACGATTCCACAGCAGCTGTACGAGGCGGCCGAGATCGACGGCGCGAACCGGTGGGAGAAGTTCCGGTACGTCACGCTCCCGCAGCTCAAGCCGGTGTTGCTGTTCGTGGTCGTGCTGTCGACGATCGGGACGTTCAAGCTGTTCGCCGAGCCGTACGTCATCACCGGCGGCGGCCCGACGAACTCGACGATAACCATCGTCCAGTACATCTACCGGCAGGCGTTCGTCAACTTCAACCTCGGCTACGCGAGCGCGCTCACGGTCGTCTTCGTGGCGGTCGTCAGCGTCTTCTCGATCCTCCAGATCAAGCTCGGGGGTGAGGACTGA
- the dgoD gene encoding galactonate dehydratase — translation MYITDYELFEVPPRWLFLKLTTSDGTVGWGEPIVEGRSHTVLAAVEELLDSYLLGEDPTRIEDHWQSMYRGGFYRGGPVLMSAIAGIDQALWDIKGKQFGAPVHELLGGRARNRIRVYQWIGGDRPADVGEAAREKVDAGFTALKMNATAEMRSIDNPAAVADAADRIAAVREAVGDEVDIGVDFHGRVSKPMVRRLAAALEPYDPMFIEEPVLPEHNDSLSGIRESTTIPIATGERMYSRWDFKEVFEDDAVDLIQPDVSHAGGITELKKIASMAEAYDVSVAPHCPLGPIALASCIQVDACTPNALIQEQSLDIHYNETSDVLDYLADPSVFEYRDGFVDIPDGDGLGIDIDEEYVREQRGNVDWHNPVWRHDDGSVAEW, via the coding sequence ATGTACATCACCGACTACGAGCTGTTCGAGGTACCGCCCCGCTGGCTGTTCTTGAAGCTGACGACGAGCGACGGCACCGTCGGCTGGGGGGAGCCGATCGTGGAGGGCCGGTCGCACACGGTCCTCGCGGCCGTCGAGGAGCTGCTCGACAGCTACCTGCTCGGCGAGGACCCGACGCGGATCGAAGACCACTGGCAGTCGATGTACCGCGGCGGGTTCTACCGCGGCGGGCCGGTGCTGATGAGCGCGATCGCCGGCATCGATCAGGCGCTGTGGGACATCAAGGGCAAGCAGTTCGGCGCGCCCGTCCACGAGCTGCTCGGCGGCCGCGCGCGCAACCGGATCCGCGTGTACCAGTGGATCGGCGGCGACCGACCGGCGGACGTGGGCGAGGCCGCCCGCGAGAAGGTCGACGCAGGTTTCACGGCGCTGAAGATGAACGCGACGGCGGAGATGCGCTCGATCGACAACCCGGCCGCCGTGGCCGACGCGGCCGACCGGATCGCCGCGGTTCGGGAGGCGGTCGGCGACGAGGTCGACATCGGGGTCGACTTCCACGGGCGCGTGTCGAAGCCGATGGTGCGGCGGCTGGCGGCGGCGCTGGAGCCGTACGACCCGATGTTCATCGAGGAGCCGGTGTTGCCGGAACACAACGACTCGCTGTCGGGGATCCGGGAGTCGACGACGATCCCGATCGCGACCGGCGAGCGGATGTATTCCCGGTGGGATTTCAAGGAGGTGTTCGAGGACGACGCCGTCGACCTGATCCAGCCGGACGTCTCGCACGCGGGCGGGATCACCGAGCTGAAGAAGATCGCGTCGATGGCCGAGGCGTACGACGTGTCGGTCGCGCCGCACTGCCCGCTGGGGCCGATCGCACTCGCGTCCTGTATTCAGGTCGACGCCTGTACGCCGAACGCGCTCATCCAGGAGCAGTCGCTCGACATCCACTACAACGAGACGAGCGACGTGTTGGACTACCTCGCCGACCCGTCGGTGTTCGAGTACCGCGACGGCTTCGTCGACATCCCAGACGGCGACGGACTGGGGATCGACATCGACGAGGAGTACGTCCGGGAGCAGCGCGGCAACGTCGACTGGCACAACCCCGTCTGGCGGCACGACGACGGCTCCGTCGCGGAGTGGTGA
- a CDS encoding extracellular solute-binding protein, translating to MTNKPDYARYGRRRLIKGAGIAGLAGLAGCAGTGDPGDGTDGGDGGDGGDGDDGMDGDDGGDGSDGGNNMASEIDVWGWDVAARALTITADEYESENDATIAVEEFGRSAMKDRLQTNLLSGSGAPAVAMLESVDGPSFIDTGSIAPLTDEIEESGVKEDFVSGKWEALTVDGDIYALPWDTGPTAVYYRRSVYDEHDIDPDNIETWEDFIEEGQKLPDDQYMLNLPEGDLSGVWRYQFRQLSGEPFLESGEVNIHNEKSLRVARNIKEIYDADIAANIEGWTSAWFSAYGDATIASLPSAAWMEGTLRAELPDTAGDWGVFKIPALESGGPRASNWGGSNLMIADQVSDEAQARGWDYMEYSLATEEMQLAMYDEYGLFPALETVYDDPVFDEELDFYDGQPARALFAEVAQDSPGYRFTADTPEVSQAIETELQRMINGEQSPEEAVQAAAETVAENTDRDLA from the coding sequence ATGACTAACAAACCAGACTACGCACGATACGGGCGACGCCGGCTGATCAAAGGCGCGGGAATCGCGGGGCTCGCGGGGCTCGCAGGGTGTGCCGGAACCGGCGATCCCGGGGACGGGACCGACGGGGGCGACGGCGGCGACGGCGGCGACGGCGACGACGGGATGGACGGCGACGACGGCGGTGACGGGAGCGACGGCGGCAACAACATGGCGTCCGAGATCGACGTGTGGGGATGGGACGTCGCCGCGCGGGCGCTGACGATCACCGCCGACGAGTACGAGTCCGAGAACGACGCGACGATCGCGGTCGAGGAGTTCGGCCGGTCGGCGATGAAAGACCGGCTCCAGACGAACCTCCTCTCCGGCTCCGGCGCGCCGGCGGTCGCCATGCTGGAGTCCGTCGACGGCCCCTCGTTCATCGACACGGGCTCCATCGCGCCGCTCACCGACGAGATCGAAGAGTCCGGAGTCAAGGAGGACTTCGTCTCCGGGAAGTGGGAGGCGCTCACCGTCGACGGCGACATCTACGCGCTCCCGTGGGACACCGGGCCGACGGCCGTCTACTACCGGCGGTCGGTGTACGACGAACACGACATCGACCCGGACAACATCGAGACGTGGGAGGACTTCATCGAGGAGGGGCAGAAGCTCCCGGACGACCAGTACATGCTCAACCTCCCCGAGGGAGACCTCTCCGGCGTCTGGCGGTACCAGTTCCGCCAGCTGTCCGGCGAGCCGTTCCTCGAGAGCGGCGAGGTGAACATCCACAACGAGAAGTCGCTCCGCGTGGCCCGCAACATCAAGGAGATATACGACGCCGACATCGCGGCCAACATCGAGGGGTGGACGTCCGCCTGGTTCAGCGCCTACGGCGACGCGACCATCGCGTCGCTCCCCTCGGCGGCGTGGATGGAGGGGACGCTGCGCGCCGAACTCCCCGACACCGCGGGCGACTGGGGCGTCTTCAAGATCCCCGCGCTGGAGTCGGGCGGCCCGCGGGCGTCGAACTGGGGCGGCTCCAACCTCATGATCGCCGATCAGGTGTCCGACGAGGCGCAGGCGCGCGGGTGGGACTACATGGAGTACTCGCTGGCGACCGAGGAGATGCAGCTGGCGATGTACGACGAGTACGGGCTCTTCCCGGCGCTGGAGACCGTCTACGACGACCCGGTGTTCGACGAGGAGCTCGACTTCTACGACGGGCAGCCCGCGAGAGCGCTCTTCGCCGAGGTCGCACAGGACTCGCCGGGATACCGGTTCACCGCGGACACGCCGGAGGTCTCACAGGCCATCGAGACCGAGCTTCAGCGGATGATCAACGGCGAGCAGTCGCCGGAGGAGGCCGTTCAGGCGGCCGCCGAGACCGTCGCCGAGAACACCGATCGGGACCTCGCGTAA